The genomic region CGGCTTACCTCGACGAAGTCTATGAGGAGACCGTCCGCGCCTTCAATCTTGCCGAAGCCTACCGGATGCCGGTTTATCTTCTGATAGACGAGGTGATCGGGCACCTCTCCGAGCGCGTTGAGATACCTCCCGACGAATCCCTTCAGATCGTCGATCGAACTCCGCCATCGGTGCCCCCGGAAGAATACCTGCCCTATGACTCATCGAAGAGCGACGTGCCTCCGATGGCATCCTACTTCAGCGGCTACCGGTTCCATATGACCGGCCTCAACCACGATTCCAGCGGCTTCCCTACCACCACGCAAGCCATCTGCCATGCCGAGAATGTCCGCATGATGCGAAAGGTCACGGCAAACCTGAGTAAGATCGAAAAGTTCGAGGAATACTTGACTGAGGACGCTAAAATAGGTGTTGTGGCATTTGGATCCACTGCCAGAGCAGCAGTTGTTTCAGTGAGCGATGCTCGACAGAACGGCATCCAAGCCGGGCTTTTCCGTCCGATCACGCTCTGGCC from Calditrichota bacterium harbors:
- a CDS encoding 2-oxoacid:acceptor oxidoreductase subunit alpha gives rise to the protein AYLDEVYEETVRAFNLAEAYRMPVYLLIDEVIGHLSERVEIPPDESLQIVDRTPPSVPPEEYLPYDSSKSDVPPMASYFSGYRFHMTGLNHDSSGFPTTTQAICHAENVRMMRKVTANLSKIEKFEEYLTEDAKIGVVAFGSTARAAVVSVSDARQNGIQAGLFRPITLWPFPEEAVRQLASHCRTIIVAEANLGQLIYEVERVVRGECEVVGVQKVGGVPIYPAEILDKIIAVNSSWRND